From Spiroplasma monobiae MQ-1, a single genomic window includes:
- the rplJ gene encoding 50S ribosomal protein L10, whose protein sequence is MSNARPAHAKKNEVVKEIADRIKNCKGMAIAEYKNLTVAQMTELRNKAREQGIFIKVYKDSLFRRAVEELKITGLDAYLVQQNVYIFSDEEALFPAKLVSEFAKTNESLVLKAGIYEGNVMDTAAINEIASLPSKDELYSMFASSLIYPLRQFMLTVKEIANTKSE, encoded by the coding sequence GTGTCAAACGCAAGACCAGCTCATGCTAAAAAGAATGAGGTAGTTAAAGAAATTGCAGACAGAATCAAAAACTGTAAAGGTATGGCGATTGCTGAATACAAAAATTTAACTGTAGCACAAATGACAGAATTAAGAAACAAAGCTCGTGAACAAGGAATCTTTATTAAAGTTTATAAAGACTCATTATTCAGAAGAGCGGTTGAAGAATTAAAAATTACTGGATTAGATGCTTATTTAGTTCAACAAAATGTTTACATTTTTTCAGACGAAGAAGCTCTATTTCCTGCAAAACTAGTTTCAGAATTTGCAAAAACAAATGAATCACTAGTTCTTAAAGCGGGAATATATGAAGGAAACGTTATGGATACAGCGGCAATTAATGAAATTGCTTCTCTTCCATCAAAAGATGAATTATACTCAATGTTTGCTTCATCACTTATTTACCCATTACGTCAATTTATGTTGACTGTAAAAGAAATAGCAAATACAAAATCAGAATAA
- the rpiB gene encoding ribose 5-phosphate isomerase B produces the protein MKIFIGNDHAAVEMKNKIVEFLKEQGHEVVNIGTDSNDSVDYPDFGKEVAQKVVQENTLGIVICGSGIGISIAANKVKGARAALCYEDQTAMLAREHNNANILALGARFIANEKAIRLVDIFLNAEFEERHANRVEKLNNQ, from the coding sequence ATGAAAATTTTTATAGGAAACGACCATGCAGCTGTTGAAATGAAAAATAAGATAGTTGAATTTTTAAAAGAACAAGGTCATGAAGTTGTAAACATTGGAACAGACTCTAATGATTCAGTGGATTATCCTGACTTTGGAAAAGAAGTTGCACAAAAAGTTGTGCAAGAAAATACATTAGGAATAGTAATTTGTGGAAGTGGTATTGGAATATCGATAGCTGCAAATAAAGTAAAAGGGGCTAGAGCAGCGCTTTGCTACGAAGATCAAACAGCGATGTTAGCAAGAGAGCACAACAATGCAAACATATTAGCTCTTGGAGCAAGATTTATTGCAAACGAAAAAGCAATTAGATTGGTGGATATTTTCTTAAATGCTGAATTTGAAGAAAGACACGCAAATAGAGTTGAAAAATTAAATAACCAATAG
- a CDS encoding DNA-directed RNA polymerase subunit beta, with protein MKYKIKKINALVERRDYAKVSGDLELPNLIELQTDTFEWFKQKGINEVFEEVFPVVSADGDIVLSMTDWEFREPRLSITKAKEESKIFEAPIYSNLSLTIHMEDVEVFKEEISGSMETFLKGWLQEKLESTGVEFKDSKGSLYFFEFKGKTGEKDTIQIEIKDEKDEFYLANIDIYKTGEVFFGEFPLMTDRGTFVINGSEKVVVSQLVRSPGSYFKEEMNRKNGEMIYYADIIPSRGTWLEFELDSKKALDNKVTNVFYVKIDKSRKTTATSLLTAFKMQKEEILDLFDNNEVISSSYELDTLTGDIEIDYENQVQEIYKKIRQGETATADGASKYLYGLLFDKRKYDLTKAGRFKLQQKLSVKNRLIGRVLAEDIIDVKGKVAFAKGTEITKDIFDDLDKVLEAGAMVQKINFNDAITSGNEIQKVKVFKDNDLRNETATIIGITKTSSDEFVNLPDIIATISYAINLMDGIGEIDDIDHLGNRRVRTVGELLQNQFRIGMMRIEKNVREKLATSNPFKMKPSSIINNKPLTAIIGEFFNLSQLSQFMDQTNPLAELTNKRRLTALGPGGLSRDRAALEVRDVHPSHYGRICPIETPEGPNIGLINNLSTYAKINEYGFIETPYRKVKNTKVISGEYEYLTADKEKDYVVAQANINLAEDGTILDEQVVARYRGDDIMVSPEDVDYVDVSPKQIVSIATSCIPFLENDDANRALMGANMQRQAVPLINPESPIVGTGVEHEAARDSGDAIVATADGIVKYVDSKRVTIEQKDGIKTYDLNDFSRSNNGTAITHLPIVKLGDKVKARDILADGPSMEKGELALGQNVVVAFTTWNGYNYEDAVIVSERIVIDDRFTSIHIDEYTIERRQTKQGPEEITRDIPNISEVSKKYLDEDGIVAIGSEVKVGDILVGKVTPKSQTQLSPEDKLLHAIFGEKSRNVKDNSLRVPNGGEGIVKSIKRFSRADGHDLPADILEIIKVYIVQKRKIQEGDKMAGRHGNKGVISKILPVEDMPHMEDGTPVDIMLNPQGVPSRMNIGQVLEIHLGMAAKKLGIKVNTPVFEGVKEQELQDIMEEAGMDNYGKVTLVDGRTGEAFDKPISVGVMYMLKLSHMVDDKLHTRNIGPYSLITQQPLGGKAQNGGQRFGEMEVWALEAYGAAYTLREILTIKSDDIKGRIKTYESIVRSKPIPKPGIPESFNVLTKEIMGLGFDMHMIDEEGNKVQINAYDDDDEFEIDTELLDGDSSFNDADIKDYVETSEDDEITFEEESIEE; from the coding sequence ATGAAGTACAAAATTAAAAAAATTAATGCGCTTGTGGAAAGACGTGATTATGCAAAAGTATCAGGTGACCTTGAGTTACCCAACCTTATCGAATTACAAACAGACACATTCGAATGATTTAAACAAAAGGGAATAAACGAAGTGTTTGAAGAAGTTTTTCCAGTAGTTTCAGCTGATGGTGACATTGTTTTATCAATGACTGATTGAGAATTTAGAGAACCTAGACTTTCAATTACAAAAGCTAAAGAAGAGTCAAAAATATTTGAAGCTCCTATTTACTCAAACTTATCATTAACTATTCACATGGAAGATGTAGAAGTTTTTAAAGAAGAGATTTCGGGATCAATGGAAACATTCTTAAAAGGATGATTACAAGAAAAATTAGAATCAACTGGTGTTGAATTTAAAGATAGTAAAGGATCACTTTACTTTTTTGAGTTCAAAGGTAAAACTGGTGAAAAAGATACAATTCAAATTGAAATTAAAGATGAAAAGGATGAATTCTATCTAGCAAATATTGACATATACAAAACAGGAGAAGTCTTCTTTGGAGAATTCCCATTAATGACAGATAGAGGAACTTTCGTAATTAATGGTAGTGAAAAAGTAGTTGTTTCACAACTAGTTCGTTCACCAGGAAGTTACTTTAAAGAAGAAATGAACCGTAAAAATGGGGAAATGATTTATTATGCAGACATTATTCCTTCAAGAGGTACATGATTAGAATTTGAATTAGATTCAAAAAAAGCTTTAGATAATAAAGTTACTAATGTTTTTTATGTAAAAATTGATAAATCAAGAAAAACGACTGCCACAAGTTTATTAACAGCCTTCAAAATGCAAAAAGAAGAAATTTTAGACTTGTTTGATAATAACGAAGTAATCTCATCAAGTTATGAATTAGATACTTTAACTGGTGATATTGAAATAGATTACGAAAACCAAGTTCAAGAAATTTATAAAAAAATTCGTCAAGGTGAAACTGCAACAGCTGATGGAGCAAGTAAATACCTATACGGATTATTATTTGACAAAAGAAAATATGATCTTACAAAAGCAGGAAGATTTAAATTGCAACAAAAGTTATCTGTAAAAAACAGATTAATTGGACGTGTTCTTGCCGAAGATATAATTGATGTTAAAGGTAAAGTTGCATTTGCAAAAGGAACTGAAATAACAAAAGATATTTTTGATGATTTGGATAAAGTTCTTGAAGCTGGAGCGATGGTACAAAAAATTAACTTTAATGATGCAATCACTTCAGGTAATGAAATTCAAAAAGTTAAAGTTTTTAAAGACAATGATTTAAGAAACGAAACTGCAACAATTATAGGTATTACAAAAACATCAAGTGATGAATTTGTAAATTTGCCAGATATTATTGCAACCATTTCTTATGCAATTAACTTAATGGATGGAATAGGTGAAATTGATGATATCGATCACTTAGGAAACAGAAGAGTTAGAACTGTTGGTGAATTATTACAAAACCAATTCAGAATTGGTATGATGCGTATTGAAAAGAATGTAAGAGAAAAACTTGCAACATCAAACCCATTCAAAATGAAACCATCAAGTATTATTAATAACAAACCATTAACTGCAATAATTGGAGAATTCTTTAATCTTTCTCAATTATCACAATTCATGGATCAAACTAACCCGTTAGCTGAATTAACAAATAAACGTAGACTAACTGCTTTAGGGCCTGGTGGTCTAAGTAGAGATAGAGCTGCTCTTGAAGTTCGTGACGTTCACCCGTCTCACTACGGAAGAATCTGTCCAATTGAAACTCCTGAGGGACCAAACATTGGATTGATCAACAACTTATCAACTTATGCAAAAATTAACGAATATGGATTTATTGAAACTCCATATAGAAAAGTTAAAAATACAAAAGTTATCTCAGGTGAGTATGAATACTTAACTGCCGATAAAGAAAAAGACTATGTAGTTGCTCAAGCAAATATCAACTTAGCAGAAGATGGAACAATTTTAGATGAACAAGTAGTTGCTCGTTATAGAGGAGATGACATTATGGTTTCTCCAGAAGATGTTGACTATGTTGACGTTTCACCAAAACAAATTGTTTCAATCGCTACATCATGTATTCCGTTCTTAGAAAATGATGACGCCAACCGTGCACTTATGGGTGCGAACATGCAACGTCAAGCTGTGCCTTTAATTAATCCAGAATCTCCAATCGTTGGAACTGGTGTTGAACATGAAGCTGCACGTGACTCGGGAGATGCCATTGTTGCAACTGCTGACGGTATTGTTAAATATGTTGACTCAAAAAGAGTTACTATTGAACAAAAAGATGGAATTAAAACATATGATTTAAACGACTTTAGTCGTTCAAATAATGGTACTGCTATAACTCACTTGCCAATCGTAAAATTGGGAGACAAAGTTAAAGCAAGAGATATCTTAGCTGATGGTCCTTCAATGGAAAAAGGTGAATTGGCCTTGGGACAAAACGTTGTTGTTGCCTTTACAACTTGAAATGGTTACAACTATGAGGATGCTGTTATTGTTTCAGAACGTATCGTAATTGACGATAGATTTACTTCTATCCACATTGATGAATACACAATCGAAAGAAGACAAACAAAACAAGGTCCTGAAGAAATCACTAGAGACATTCCGAATATTTCAGAAGTAAGTAAAAAATACTTAGACGAAGATGGAATTGTAGCTATTGGATCAGAAGTTAAAGTTGGAGATATTTTAGTAGGTAAAGTTACTCCAAAATCACAAACTCAATTATCACCTGAAGATAAATTGTTACACGCAATCTTTGGTGAAAAATCAAGAAATGTAAAAGATAACTCATTAAGAGTACCAAATGGTGGAGAAGGAATTGTTAAATCAATTAAACGTTTCTCAAGAGCTGATGGTCACGATTTACCAGCAGATATCTTAGAAATTATTAAAGTTTACATCGTTCAAAAACGTAAAATTCAAGAGGGAGATAAAATGGCTGGACGTCATGGTAACAAAGGTGTTATCTCAAAAATCTTACCTGTTGAAGACATGCCACATATGGAAGACGGAACACCAGTTGACATTATGTTAAACCCACAAGGGGTTCCTTCACGTATGAATATTGGACAAGTATTGGAAATCCACTTAGGTATGGCTGCTAAAAAACTTGGAATTAAAGTTAATACACCTGTTTTTGAAGGGGTTAAAGAACAAGAATTACAAGATATTATGGAAGAAGCTGGAATGGATAACTATGGAAAAGTTACATTAGTTGATGGAAGAACTGGAGAAGCATTTGATAAACCAATTTCTGTTGGGGTTATGTACATGCTAAAACTTTCTCACATGGTTGATGACAAACTACATACAAGAAATATCGGTCCATACTCATTAATTACTCAACAACCGTTAGGTGGAAAAGCACAAAACGGGGGACAAAGATTCGGGGAAATGGAAGTTTGAGCACTTGAAGCTTATGGTGCTGCTTACACATTGCGTGAAATCTTGACTATTAAATCAGATGATATTAAAGGTCGTATTAAAACTTACGAATCAATCGTTAGATCAAAACCAATTCCAAAACCAGGAATTCCAGAATCATTTAACGTTCTTACAAAAGAAATTATGGGTCTAGGATTTGATATGCATATGATCGATGAAGAAGGAAATAAAGTACAAATAAATGCTTATGATGACGATGATGAATTTGAAATTGATACAGAATTATTAGATGGTGATTCATCATTTAATGATGCAGATATCAAAGACTACGTTGAAACAAGCGAAGATGATGAAATTACTTTCGAAGAAGAAAGTATAGAAGAATAA
- the rplL gene encoding 50S ribosomal protein L7/L12: MAITKDDIIKALEEMKLTELNDLVKAIEDHFGVVAAAAVAAPAAGAGGAAAPSEVSVMLTNAGGNKVSVIKLVKEMTGLGLMDAKKLVDGTLPVAIKENVKVEEAEEMKKQLMEAGASVDLK, translated from the coding sequence ATGGCAATTACAAAAGACGATATTATTAAAGCTTTAGAAGAAATGAAATTAACTGAATTAAACGATTTAGTTAAAGCAATCGAAGATCACTTCGGAGTTGTTGCAGCAGCTGCAGTTGCAGCACCTGCAGCAGGAGCTGGAGGAGCAGCAGCACCTTCAGAAGTTTCAGTTATGTTAACAAATGCTGGAGGAAACAAAGTTTCAGTTATTAAATTAGTTAAAGAAATGACTGGATTAGGATTAATGGATGCTAAAAAATTAGTTGATGGAACATTACCTGTAGCTATTAAAGAAAACGTAAAAGTTGAAGAAGCTGAAGAAATGAAAAAACAATTAATGGAAGCTGGAGCATCAGTAGACTTAAAATAA
- a CDS encoding aldo/keto reductase, which yields MKTRKLGKDLVVSEIGLGCMGLSFSQPPFPTREEAVEFIRKAYEMGVTFFDTAEVYGPFDNEEILGEALEGVRDKVVIATKFGFSYTPDGKRDGVDSSEGNIRRAIEGSLKRLRTNYIDLYYQHRVDPNVPIENVAKLMKEFYEQGKIKHWGLSEASANTIRKAHAIFPVTALQSEYSLFWRDPEKEIIPTLEELGIGFVPFSPLGKGFLTGTINPDTKLEPGDFRLSVPRFQNKEYLKENLKLVDFVKELAEKKNTTPAAIAIGWVLSQKEWFVPIPGTKKIDRLKENLTGAEVKFTDKELLEIQERLEKIEIVGDRYGADAMKMIDKS from the coding sequence ATGAAAACTAGAAAATTAGGAAAAGATTTAGTTGTTTCTGAAATTGGATTAGGATGTATGGGATTAAGTTTTTCACAACCACCGTTCCCAACAAGAGAAGAGGCTGTTGAATTTATTAGAAAAGCTTATGAAATGGGAGTTACATTCTTTGACACTGCAGAAGTTTATGGTCCGTTTGATAACGAAGAAATTTTAGGAGAAGCTCTAGAGGGGGTTAGAGACAAGGTTGTTATTGCTACTAAATTTGGATTTAGCTACACACCAGATGGTAAAAGAGATGGTGTTGACAGTAGTGAAGGAAATATAAGAAGGGCAATAGAGGGTTCATTAAAAAGATTAAGAACAAATTATATTGACCTATATTATCAACATAGAGTAGATCCTAATGTTCCGATTGAAAATGTAGCTAAATTAATGAAAGAATTTTACGAGCAAGGAAAAATAAAACATTGAGGATTAAGTGAGGCGTCTGCAAATACAATTAGAAAAGCTCATGCTATATTCCCTGTAACTGCCTTACAAAGTGAATATTCACTTTTCTGGAGAGATCCAGAAAAAGAAATAATACCAACATTGGAAGAGTTGGGAATAGGGTTTGTTCCGTTTTCACCTTTGGGGAAAGGTTTCCTTACTGGAACAATAAATCCAGACACAAAATTGGAACCTGGTGATTTTAGATTAAGTGTACCAAGATTTCAGAATAAAGAATATTTAAAAGAAAATTTAAAATTAGTTGATTTTGTAAAGGAGTTGGCAGAAAAGAAAAACACAACACCAGCTGCGATAGCGATTGGCTGAGTTCTTTCTCAAAAAGAATGATTTGTCCCAATCCCTGGAACAAAAAAAATTGACAGACTTAAAGAAAATTTAACAGGAGCTGAAGTTAAATTTACTGATAAAGAACTTTTAGAAATCCAAGAGAGATTGGAAAAAATTGAAATAGTTGGTGATAGATATGGTGCTGACGCTATGAAAATGATTGATAAAAGTTAA
- a CDS encoding CatB-related O-acetyltransferase: MSKSSKIYFLKDYITNEGIEVGEYTYFYSFKNEQGLKEFQNRNVLYHFPKIYNDKLIIGKFCAIADDVKFLMNGSNHNMDGISTFPFAMFDEFGANHESLTKVNSKGDTTVGNDVWIGYGATIMPGIKIGNGAIIAAKSVVTKNVEPYSIVGGNPAKLIRMRFDKNKINELEDLKWWDESIESIGNMIDKLTK, translated from the coding sequence ATGTCTAAATCATCAAAAATATATTTTTTAAAAGACTATATAACCAATGAAGGAATAGAGGTTGGCGAGTATACTTATTTTTATAGTTTTAAAAATGAACAAGGACTTAAAGAGTTTCAAAATAGAAATGTTTTATACCACTTTCCAAAAATTTATAATGATAAATTAATTATAGGAAAATTTTGTGCAATAGCAGATGATGTTAAATTTCTTATGAATGGTTCAAATCACAATATGGATGGAATATCAACTTTTCCCTTTGCAATGTTTGATGAATTCGGGGCGAATCATGAATCCCTGACAAAAGTAAATTCCAAGGGTGATACAACTGTTGGCAATGATGTTTGAATTGGTTATGGTGCAACAATAATGCCTGGAATTAAAATTGGCAATGGTGCCATAATAGCTGCAAAATCGGTTGTAACAAAAAATGTAGAACCTTATTCTATTGTTGGGGGAAATCCTGCAAAGTTAATTAGAATGAGATTTGATAAAAATAAAATTAATGAGCTAGAAGACTTGAAATGATGGGATGAAAGTATAGAATCAATAGGTAACATGATAGACAAATTAACTAAATAA
- the rpoC gene encoding DNA-directed RNA polymerase subunit beta', with protein MKNSNKRMIKIELASPDVIRSWSRGEVTKPETINYKTLKTEKEGLFDERIFGPTRNYECTCGKYKKVKNKGKICERCGVEITESIVRRERMGHIELEEPVTHIWMLKVAPSRIASILDLKTKEVEEVVYFVSYIVLDPGNSKHLKKGMVLDLGNAKSSAKTREKLLKTLEDIRAGIEPDSFAWKRADNLINQLRTPSTPFSMDEASTFISRYINAKFGIGASAIEDLLKNIELDKEIEKIREDLKEKKGSSEQNKLMKRLEVLDSLKKSQSRPEWMVLHVIPVIPPDIRPIIQLDGGRFTTSEINDLYRRIIIRNERLKKVKSMGAPSIIVNNEKRMLQEAVDALLDNERKPRPVTGKDKRPLKSLTSILKGKQGRFRQNLLGKRVDYSGRSVIAIGPDLKMYQAGIPRDMAITLFKPFIIKRLQEKDLAENVKVAEKMILTNDAKVWDILEEVIKDRPVLLNRAPTLHRLGIQAFEPKLVKGKAIRLHPLVTTAFNADFDGDQMAVHLPISDEAVAEARALMLGSKAILGPKDGKPIVTPTQDMILGNYYITTEEKGVEGEGTLFANYQEVKIAYETNSVSLNAIVAMPVSELKNKKISDKHKDKFLITTVGKIFFNQMFVEEFPWISNSNINNAEDEIEKFIVDGNTDIRSYIMNEYEAQQPIKKKELSSIIERYFKLYGAQKTAQMLDNMKDLGFKFSSKSGTTISAADVVAYTEKFDEFKVADEKVAQITEFYNMGMLTRTEKKRRVINVWSQVKDKIQNRLEDVLKKDPKNPVFVMADSGARGNVSNFTQLVGMRGLMNDPKGDIKEIPIKSSFREGLTVSEYFISTHGARKGMADVALKTADSGYLTRRLVDISQEIIVTEEDCKTTKGFDVHSIIETKHDNIIVPLKDRLVGRFTFNDVVDAKGKTIVEANTLITLALADDIINAGVEEVQIRTVLTCDTNRGVCRKCYGVNLATGEIVTIGEPVGVIAAQSIGEPGTQLTMRTFHTGGVAGGADITQGLPRIKELLDVTNPKGSIAIISQIDGVVKEAKEEEGIITIVVSSDQDERKYKSQYGAILRVAEGEVVTRGQKLTEGAINIKELLEVARIEDVQNYILKEVQKVYRLQGIEISDKYIEIIVKQMLNKVKIIDSGETELLPGEVISSRTFRTEVKNAIMAGKKPPLAKHVIFGIKKAPLESDSWLSSASFQDTARVLVKAVIKGKVDKLEGLKENIMLGNLIPAGTGLTGSADIIKKGKETYDSEY; from the coding sequence ATGAAAAATTCAAACAAAAGAATGATTAAAATCGAACTAGCTTCTCCAGACGTAATCAGAAGCTGATCACGTGGTGAAGTTACAAAACCAGAAACAATTAACTACAAAACATTAAAAACAGAAAAAGAAGGTCTATTCGACGAAAGAATTTTTGGACCAACTAGAAACTATGAATGTACTTGTGGTAAATATAAAAAAGTAAAAAACAAAGGAAAAATTTGTGAACGTTGTGGTGTAGAAATTACAGAATCAATCGTTAGACGTGAAAGAATGGGTCACATTGAGTTAGAAGAACCAGTTACTCATATCTGAATGTTAAAAGTAGCTCCTTCAAGAATTGCTTCAATTTTAGATTTAAAAACTAAAGAAGTTGAAGAAGTTGTTTACTTTGTAAGTTACATCGTTTTAGATCCAGGGAACTCAAAACACCTTAAAAAAGGTATGGTTTTAGACCTTGGTAATGCTAAATCAAGTGCAAAAACAAGAGAAAAATTATTAAAAACTCTTGAAGATATAAGAGCTGGAATTGAACCAGACTCATTTGCATGAAAAAGAGCAGATAACTTAATTAATCAATTAAGAACTCCAAGTACTCCATTCTCAATGGATGAAGCATCAACTTTCATTTCAAGATACATCAATGCTAAATTTGGAATCGGAGCAAGCGCTATCGAAGACTTATTAAAAAACATTGAATTAGATAAAGAAATTGAAAAAATAAGAGAAGACTTAAAAGAGAAAAAAGGTTCATCTGAACAAAATAAACTAATGAAACGTCTTGAAGTATTAGATTCATTAAAAAAATCTCAATCAAGACCAGAATGAATGGTATTACATGTAATTCCAGTAATTCCACCAGACATTAGACCAATCATCCAATTGGATGGGGGTAGATTTACTACTTCAGAAATTAACGACTTATATAGAAGAATCATTATTAGAAATGAACGTCTAAAAAAAGTTAAATCAATGGGTGCACCAAGTATTATTGTTAACAACGAAAAACGTATGTTACAAGAAGCTGTTGATGCATTATTAGACAATGAACGTAAACCAAGACCAGTTACTGGTAAAGACAAACGTCCATTAAAATCATTAACATCAATCTTAAAGGGAAAACAAGGAAGATTCCGTCAAAACCTTTTAGGAAAACGTGTTGACTACTCAGGTCGTTCGGTTATTGCTATTGGACCAGACTTAAAAATGTACCAAGCAGGTATCCCAAGAGATATGGCTATTACATTATTTAAACCATTTATCATTAAGAGATTACAAGAAAAAGATCTTGCCGAAAACGTAAAAGTAGCAGAAAAAATGATTTTAACAAACGATGCTAAAGTTTGAGATATCTTAGAAGAAGTTATTAAAGATAGACCGGTATTATTAAACCGTGCTCCTACACTTCACCGTTTAGGTATTCAAGCATTCGAGCCAAAACTAGTTAAAGGTAAAGCAATTAGACTTCACCCATTAGTAACTACAGCTTTCAACGCCGACTTCGACGGGGACCAAATGGCTGTTCACTTACCAATTAGTGATGAAGCTGTTGCCGAAGCAAGAGCGCTTATGTTAGGTTCAAAAGCGATTCTTGGACCAAAAGATGGTAAACCTATCGTTACTCCTACTCAAGATATGATTTTAGGAAACTATTACATCACCACTGAGGAAAAAGGTGTTGAAGGTGAAGGTACATTATTTGCGAACTATCAAGAAGTGAAAATTGCTTATGAAACTAACTCAGTTTCATTAAATGCAATTGTTGCAATGCCAGTTAGCGAATTAAAAAACAAAAAAATATCTGATAAACACAAAGATAAATTCTTAATTACAACAGTTGGTAAAATATTCTTTAACCAAATGTTTGTTGAAGAATTCCCATGAATTTCTAATTCAAACATTAATAATGCGGAAGATGAAATTGAAAAATTCATAGTTGATGGAAACACTGATATCAGAAGTTACATCATGAATGAATATGAAGCTCAACAACCAATTAAGAAAAAGGAACTATCATCAATTATTGAAAGATACTTCAAATTATATGGGGCACAAAAAACTGCTCAAATGTTAGATAACATGAAGGACTTAGGATTCAAATTTTCTTCAAAATCAGGAACAACAATCAGTGCAGCTGACGTTGTTGCTTATACAGAAAAATTTGATGAGTTCAAAGTTGCAGATGAAAAAGTGGCACAAATCACTGAATTCTACAACATGGGTATGTTAACAAGAACTGAGAAAAAACGCCGTGTAATTAACGTTTGATCACAAGTTAAGGATAAAATCCAAAACAGACTTGAAGATGTTCTTAAAAAGGACCCAAAAAACCCTGTATTTGTTATGGCTGATTCAGGAGCTCGTGGTAACGTATCTAACTTCACACAGTTGGTAGGTATGAGGGGACTTATGAATGACCCTAAAGGGGACATTAAAGAAATTCCAATTAAATCATCATTCCGTGAAGGACTAACTGTTTCAGAATACTTTATTTCTACCCACGGGGCAAGAAAAGGTATGGCTGACGTTGCCTTAAAAACAGCCGATTCAGGTTACTTGACAAGAAGACTTGTTGATATTTCACAAGAAATCATTGTTACTGAAGAAGACTGTAAAACAACAAAAGGTTTCGATGTTCACTCAATTATAGAAACAAAACACGATAACATAATCGTGCCTTTAAAAGACAGATTAGTTGGAAGATTCACTTTCAATGACGTTGTTGATGCAAAAGGAAAAACAATCGTTGAAGCTAACACTTTAATTACATTAGCATTAGCAGATGATATTATTAATGCTGGAGTTGAGGAAGTTCAAATTAGAACTGTACTAACATGTGACACAAACCGTGGTGTATGTAGAAAATGTTATGGTGTTAACTTAGCAACTGGAGAAATCGTTACAATCGGTGAACCAGTTGGGGTTATTGCCGCTCAATCAATTGGTGAACCTGGTACTCAGCTAACTATGCGTACTTTCCATACCGGAGGGGTTGCTGGGGGAGCAGATATTACACAAGGTTTACCTCGTATTAAAGAATTACTTGACGTTACAAACCCTAAAGGTTCAATTGCTATAATTTCACAAATCGATGGAGTTGTAAAAGAAGCAAAAGAAGAAGAAGGAATAATTACAATTGTCGTTTCATCTGATCAAGATGAAAGAAAATACAAATCACAATACGGAGCTATTTTAAGAGTAGCGGAAGGTGAAGTTGTAACTCGTGGTCAAAAATTAACTGAAGGTGCAATAAACATTAAAGAATTATTAGAAGTTGCAAGAATTGAAGACGTACAAAACTATATCTTAAAAGAAGTACAAAAAGTTTATCGTCTACAAGGGATTGAAATTTCAGATAAGTATATTGAAATTATTGTTAAACAAATGTTGAATAAAGTTAAAATTATTGACTCAGGAGAAACCGAATTACTTCCAGGAGAAGTTATTTCATCTAGAACATTCAGAACAGAAGTGAAAAATGCAATTATGGCAGGTAAAAAACCTCCTCTTGCAAAACACGTTATCTTTGGTATTAAAAAAGCACCACTTGAATCAGATTCATGATTATCAAGTGCATCATTCCAGGATACAGCAAGAGTTCTTGTAAAAGCAGTTATCAAAGGAAAAGTTGATAAACTTGAAGGATTAAAAGAAAACATTATGTTAGGAAACTTAATCCCAGCAGGAACTGGATTAACTGGTAGTGCAGATATTATCAAAAAAGGTAAAGAAACTTACGATTCAGAATACTAG